The stretch of DNA ttacacaaagacattaaacattgtgtttgtagtcttgacATAAGATATGTTAAACATTATGCAGATTGTCAGGTTCTGCctgcaatcttgagtgctaggagttctagttggaTGCTGCCCTTCTGGagtgagtttgtacaagatgttatataaatcaaagtcttctagtagatcctatccgaggtggtagaaagggtgacgtaggaacggtggaagtctccgaacatccataaacatgtCTTGTGTCTTTAACTGTAACTATTGTTTTAAAACTGATTTAATCAGTTCAGCTAATATCAGTTCAATTCTTCCCATCATTGAACTGATACAAGCCCGAATTGATCACTCTtgtttcagttattcagtttacataaaCTAAAAGCTTTAAACTATTCAGTTTTCTTAACaaatgattatttcgagtgtcttccacttggtttgaaaaccaaactcaATTTAATTCATCGATGTATTCATTCTTAGAACATAAGCTATTACAGCTTATGAAGAATATTGTGCTTAAAGCACTTTTAAGGGTGTCAAAACCAATCCTTCACAGAGCTTATATGTAGTCCTGATTCATATGATTAatagtgtacaaccataaccgcggacatttccactcgataagtgataaccacttgaaaagtaTGAGGGagagttgttcagtgcatcatcaaatgatcactcGTCTATATGAACGAACATCTTCATGCttttaccaatgaaacatgacgttATATCACAGATACTAGTTTCAAGCTCAAGCGATATTTACCCTTATTTTAGGGGCTGATTCAACTAAAAatatgtttagaatatacaatacaCTTCCTAATTTGTTTAATGATCTTACGCTGCGAgacagacctcatggtacctattgtacATTCAAATGCTTTATCTATAAaacttgcatgattatatatatatataacgtaAATGTCACAATTGGataaaaccataaaatattattacaaTAAAGATCTTTTTAACACGAGAATCAATAAAGTCCAAACCACAAGTTGGCTCACTaaccacctactctaacaaactCAACATATTTCACCGAATTATATTAACACATACCAACAATAATAACACAATAATCTCTCCAATTATTCATCATTATGTGATTCATAGATATTTACGTATAAAGTTCATTTCTAAAACCCATGTGTCAAATCTAGAACCGTCAATTTGGGTTAAGTCTGATGTATCGACCACCCACCACACAATTTAAGTGAGTTGGGTTGAAATGTCACGGGGCTAGGCTGGCAAGCCTGAGATTGGCTTTGGTTGTCCCGAGGCCtggaagaaaataaaataaataatttttttttgcattatgatttatgataatatatattttttaaatgaaagTTGTGAATATAAACATGCataatcaataattaaaaagtTTATTGATAATTtctattaatatttatttataaaatgaatttttaattaattataatagtatttatttatttttattttttgtgaaCCGACCTCGCAACCCACTTTAGGTTGAGTAAGAGATTTCCAGCCCGCTCACCCCGCCAAAGGTCAGGTATTCGACGGGCTGGCCCGTCCTGTCATAAATTGTCCGTTTGACGGCTGTAGTCAAGTCCTAATAGAACATACAATAAtgttgaaaaatattataaataaggTAATATTGCAACAAAAGTATAACGTATCCAACGGGATGATTATAATCCCATTTTCTTTCATATTTTATtggagaaatttgaaaatacgtACGAAAGTCTACATGCGTGTGCATGCAAAATAATTTCTTGATTATATCTTTCCATGTAATAATCAGATGGATATTTCGAACACGAGCCGGCATCAGCATCAACAAATAACAATGGCTTCGTTATCTATATCTTCATTGTGCATGCTTTGTAGTTATATATTTCTAAATACAAAACtatttctttaattaatttttttgaccaaaaaagaaaaaaaggatTGATAATTATTAAGACATTTGGATTCCTAGATTTTAAGTGACAAACATACTTCCACACTCGATCTCATGGTTACATATAGAATTCTGCGGAAAGCCATATTCGACGAGCTCGTAATTCTTGGTATGTGAAGATGCGTTGTTAGGTGCTCCATTTTCTTTTTCCATTGCCGAACCTGTGTGCTCGAGAGATAGCTATTCGTACACTGAAAATGGATGTATGGATCCTCGAGAAGAGAGAAGCCGTGGTTGTCCCCTTATGAGAGCATGAAGCATTGGGAGATTATTCAACCATTATACAGAACATGAGACAAATGCCCGATTCCAAAGAATGTGAAACCAAGTGcagcaaaaaataaaaataaaatcgaaAAACTGATGAAGCAAGCAGTGCTCACGACATTTTCTAAACAAACATATGTCGATTGTCAAAGCAGTATACCAAAAAAACTAAAATCGAAAATCGGATCAAGCGATGTTCGCGAATTTCCTAAACCAGACTCCAATAGGGCTGTAGCTAATAACTGAAACTTTGGCACAACTGGGCTTTCACATTCAGTGGAAGAGGAGGGTATCATAAAGACTAAGCCTTACAACCTTTTGCTGGAACCGAATGACTTAAATTACATGAGACTGAAATGAAGATCACATATAGCTTCAACAGTATCAATGCTAAATACAGATATCAAGAAGTTATAGTTTTAATAAATGACCAATCAATACAAAGTGAAAACGCAAAAGCAAGAAAGTTACTGGAAAAAAGGTATTCCAGAGTgctgaaaaatatttgtgaaaATATATCAAACTGAAAATTTAAGAATACATGGAGAAAactaacacaaatctgaaattaCTTAAAACCTTACCTCTTGTTCTAATGCTTAGAAGATCGAAGAACATTCCAGTCCAGCTTTTCACGTTTTTGTTGTTTCTGAGAACTGTGACTGCCTCTAGAAGACGAATCACGGGAGTCTAGGGAATTTTTCCGTGACTTGTTGGTATAGGACGGATCTGAGGAAAGATCAGGATGCTTCCTCTTCAAATCCCCGTCACTGACTAaaatatctgattccaagtTGTCTCGGGGGGAGGTGTTTTCTCTATATTAACAAAGAACCAGGTTTACTTGAAATTGTAAATTGGAATACTCAATCTCAATAACAGAATATTATCCTCGAATCATTTCAGAATTGATAACTATGAACGATCTTTATCAACAATGTCAATTCATGCATCTCAATCCAGTATACAACATCAGAAAGGGATACCAAGACTGTTTATGCAGGAAAAAAAAAGTACGAAAAAAGTTATTTACAAAATATGCAgccagaaaaataaaaggatgcGATATACGTAATAGGTTAATAAAAAAGTGACCTTGTGGATGTTGTTTCAGTTTGCCTGCCAGAACTAGTGGCCGTGGATCCATTTTCACTAAGGTCACATGCCTCTTCATTAAGTTTCTGCCAAGATAAGTCTCTGAAGTGAGATGCCCAACAATTGAAATATAGTAAAATCTTTAAGTCTCTTAGGAATTGCAGGTCACTTGAACCCTTATACTCACATCAATAGAAGGATTAAAACTTAAAAATGACATTCGACCTCTTGTTGCCCCTGGATGGGGTTCACCTTCAATTATAACCACACTGCATACGAAGAGATGCGGaaataaaaatgaagaaaatgCTCCACATGGTgtttatgaaaagctattttaaaaGGTCAGTAGTTTTAGTGACTAACTTGCATATACGTTCAAAAAATAAATGGAAAAATGAAAGGATGAAAAAGCTTCAGTATGTATTTCCGAgcatacatttaaattaattttgattCCATCAATTAAAAATCTAAAGGGGTATGAATGAGACAACTGAATGACGAGTTGATCGTACTTCATTTAAAAACTTTCTCATTTCATATGCATCCTTATTCGCTGGAAATCCTAAGTTCCTATGATACATATAACTTGGTTCCTGAATACTGGCACGATTATCTGCTTATTGAGTGCTGTTAAGCTGCTGTCATTTGCTAAGATGGAGCAATAGCAACCGGAAAAAATACAACTTTTTTCCTCGGTAGCTTATTTTATATTACAACGAGGATATCTGCTTATTGAGTGCTGTTAAGCTGTTGTCATTTGCTGAGGTGGAGCGATAGCAATCGGTAGTGGCTCCTTAACTGAAAAAAATACAAGTTTTCCTGGTAGCTTAAGTTATGAGAAAACCCACAATATGTTTAACCTAATGGCAAGTTTAGTGGACATTTAGTTGTGTGTAAATTTGGAACCGCAGACATGAACTGTTGCTCTCTTATCCTTTCTTTTCCATGCATTTTGAACTTTGAGGAAAGATAATACTCTTTCATGCATATCTTGATCTATGGTTGGTTCAAGTTTGCAAGCACGAAATGGGAAAAAATACTCAGACCCTTAATTGATGAAATACGAAGTGGATTTTAGTGGTGCATTGATTGGGTCAACCGAGGATGTTTTATGGGAAGGGGATTTAGTACCGTACACATAATCTACATAGCCTTCTAGGATTTTATGATTATGTGATGAAGCTGCCTACGCGAATGCGATGAGATGATTTGAGTCAATTACATTACTGCATTCTCTGCTACTACCCAGTGATGCACTATGGATGCCTCCATACTTCCATACCATTGTATCATTTGGGTCCATGCAATCTCCCCCTCTAGAAAGTCCCTTAACTTACAGCTCTTTATTTGTAGTTTAGTAGTTACATGAAGACTTCAATTTTCCTGATTATGTGCAATATTGTACTTTAAAGTTGGCCTCCATCTTTATTTTTGATACCATCTTTCATTCAACAAATTCCTACTAAAATGTTTTTAAGAACACCAATGAAACATCTTCCGGGTTTGCAGAAGAGTGAAAGACAGAGAACAAACTCCATGGTCAAACAGAAAATAACAATGACTATGTTTGTTAACCATTTGACGGTACACTCTCTACACGTAAACCCAAAAATAATTTGTTTCAATATAATTTCTAAATGAATTGTGACTCCATCCCAAGATCAACTTCCCATCAACATTACAACATCATAACCCAAAAAGTAAATTCTCAGGTTTTAAGATATCTCAACATAATTCAAAACTAAATAATTACACTTCCGAATAGCTATAAAAAAATTAGCTACCATGAATATGAGTCGAATCACACTTTACAATAGTCTCGCGCCATGTCCCcccactattttttttttaattaaggtGTATGTATTAATTATACTATGAATTCTTAATCCCTCCTAAATTAAGGTTTCAGCTCCATTCTTCCTAAAGCAGCGAAGTTTAACTAAGTACATTCACGAAACAGAAAAACTAAAATGAagaatttaaaacataaaatcacaaaAAATACCATCTCTTAGGGGCGCTAGATGAAGGGAAATCTCCAGCAGTTATAACCCGTTCTTCCTCTTCAAGTTTTTCCACTTTCTGAGACGCCCTTTGCATGAACTTAACACATAAAAGAAACAcgaaaacaattaaaaatcaagAAGAATAATTTCGATGATTCCTACAAACTAAAAAAATTGCCGTAACCAGTAGAATCGAACAAATAAATTGAacccattttttttaaaaaaacacccAGATGAATTCACCACAAATTAAACACTTTTTTAGAGATATAAATTAAACAGTTTCTGGTATGATACAAAAGGGAAACACAATCTAACTACAATAGCTTGCATTGTGTTGTATACCTTCAAGTTCTTCAAAGTACTGGAGAGCTCACGCTTCGCCATTCTTCAAGATAGTGAAATTGtaatcaagaaaaaaatttcTTCCCGCCCTTTTCTTCTCTCCTCGATCCCCGGCTCTTGCGAATCGTAGTGCAACGGAGAGATGGCGGGAGGGGCGAAAGATGTCCTCAAGCCCTAGTGAACCCACGCGGAGTCCAAATTCCCAATTGACAAAAAATTCTTGtttctttttattaaaaaattgtttttttttttttttaaaaatctaatTTAAGACTATATCATGTGATTTTATATTCTGAGATGATTCATtcgatttatattaaaatataaaataataattttaatataaaagagatatattataaaattgacATATGTGATTGTCAATTAGAGATTTTTGtgctaatttaatcaaattataaTGTCCTAAAAATTCAATGTCAAATAGATTGCATAATAattgttttaatatttaaaataatttatttagtaaataaattttaagatagggattttaaaattttagttgcGATAAAGTTCTGATGACTTGCATTTCGAGGTGATTTCTGGAATCTGGATAAGTATGTCCAAGGAcgataaaatataatttgtgaattttatgaaattttttaaaggaaaaatcagacattttatcataaataaatgaaaaaataatagtattGTTTATTggtgatttaaaatttttaagcacactatttattatttaaaactcaattttaataaacttttaacaggggtattttattttttaacctgagtcgaatattttttttttaaaaatgacctCCTCAAATATATTTCGAATACATTTGTTAAATACACTTTTAATAAGTTGTAGCACAATTGATTGTAGGTTAGCACTTTTAATTTCTGAAATATTAATTTAGGGACTTTAAAATCTAACCCTGAGAAAATTTTAATGTTAAATATTAACCTTtaagaattcaaaatttgataaataacatccacttaaaaaataattaattaaataaaaacaaaagaagcGTACAATACAAATCATAAATGGGAGAAAGAAAATGAGTTATTGTTCCCTCCATTCTTTTCATCCTTCTCACAACGATTCTTCTTTTTTTCATCCTTCACTCATTGGTCTTctcttcaatttttttattcctCTACATTAAGCAACGGAATATTGTAGTCATTTGTTTTCCTAAAAAAAGTTTCAATTTTCTcaacattgtcaaagattttaaATCAGGTGTAAGTTCTAATATCATctcagatttttttttatcgatTTACTGGTTTTTATTACAATGTATATattgtaaatataatttttcatatatttcATTCTTAATTGTTCGGTCGCCCAAACATTATGGGTTTAGTCGCCTAATTCTGTTTTCAGTCGCTCATTTCTGTTCTCAGTTACCCACTTTGATATGTTATGTCATCCgattatatgttaaattatttaatttttatgacaTCTTTATTGCTTATTTTGTACTTTTACtagaaaatattgttttttgaaAGTGGATGGTtggatttatattttttaaatgtacTTGAACAGTAATGATTTAGTATGAATGAATCGAAGATATTTTGTACTATTCAATGTATAAAAGGTGATCAAATTAATGTTTTGtggattatttattatattatagtaTACTATAATCGTGTgagtataaaatataaaagtggcgtaaaataattcaaagatCGACTGAGAGCGACCGAGTGATGTATGATTCTTATAATAGGAAATACGAGCAACTTCACGTTTGAGGTCTATTTACTCTATTTTATTATAGTATAATGGAGTGAtagtataaaatataaaaataatctcATAATACAAAGAGCGACTGAGAGCGACTAAGTGATATATGAATGATCTCATAGAACCACTTGATATACTAGAAAATATCGTTTTTTGGAAGTGGGAGCTtggacattttttttttcaaaaaaagtaGTTGAACATTAATGATTTAGTATGAATGAATTGAAGATATTTTGTATTATTCAATGTATAAAAGGTGATCAAATCAATGTTTTGTGAactatttactatattataatcGTGTgagtataaaatataaaagtggCGTAGAATAATTCAAAGAGCTACTGAGTgatacatgatttttataatataGAAAATACGAGCAACTTCACGTTTGAGATTTATTTACTCTATTTTAGTATAATATAATGGAGTGATAGTGCacaatataaaaataatgtTATAATACAAAAAATGACTGAGTGATATAATATAACCACTTGGGCTGCGTTTGGTTGcaggataaaataaactaatgattagtatgtaaatgataaagaaaatgattgtcgtAGATATGTAATATACGGTAGTATGTTTGGttagatttttaagtgtaggataattttgaaatttttgatgaaaggacaaaattgcccatcttctttttttttcttcttacaTTCCGGCGCGGAGGTCCGGCGGCCGACGTGGCGGCGACGGCGGTGAGTCGGCGGTCCGGAGGCGGTGATGGCGTTCCGGCGAAGGTCCGGCGACGGCTATGCGGTGCGGTCCGGCAGCCGAGGTGGTTCAATAGCGGTGAAggaagaagggtaaaattggaaagtGGGTAGGGATAGAGGAGGAATTAATAATCCTACGGAGGAAGGAGATATTATTTTATCACACGTAATACCACCTAATCACTCATAGAAAGGATTGAGCCGGTTTACTAAGAATCGTACCAAACGCAGGATTAGGTGTGATAAAATAATCTATCACACCTAATCCGCCCAACCAAACGTTGCCTTGATGTActagaaattattgtttttagcttatttcacattatttttcattttataatctcttatccataaaaatatatcataatatattaagtatcatataaaacatgaacTTGCTCACTATTTTTTACTATATAACTCAGTCGTCATTCGATCGCCCTCGCTCATTTTTTCCTTATTTcacactatgtttaatttcgtaaTTTCTTATCCATACCATAACATAGTAAATAAgatataaaacacgaatttgctCACTTTGTTCTTACCATATCACTCAATCGTCATCCGGTCGCCCTCAATCGCTTTTTAGCTTATTTCACactatttttcattttataatctcttatccataaaaatatatcataatatatcaAGTAGCATATAAAAAAATGAACTTGTTCACTATTTTTTACTATATAACTCAGTCATTTTTGTCTTATTTcacactatgtttaatttcgtaaTTTCTTATCCATGAAAACGTATCATAATTTAGTAAATATgatataaaacacgaatttgctcactttatttttacaatattACTCAATTGTCATTCGATCGTCCTCAATCGGTTTTTAGCTTATTTCACactatttttcattttataaactcttatccataaaaatatatcgTAATATATTaagtagcatataaaacatgaacTTGATCACTATTTTTTACTATATAACTCAGTTGCCATTCAATCGCTCCCAGTCGTCATTCGGTCGCTCTCAgtcatttttgtttttgtggggacccggactctaattctttttctttgggattaaaacggatcattaatataaaaagtgggtcaaatttttgtttttaaacatTCACTCTAATGCATATAAACaagcatcatatttttatttaattacaacatgaacacataatatacatatcccgTCTGGTACGTACTCAACAATCCAGTGTTCaactacagtacataacaaagtacaactactagccatctgctatgcccgtgatcaccacgctatatcTGTCTCTCATCCtttgcgtgacccagatcctgccccacctgtcgtcatgcacacatacagacacaacaacagccagaaaaccggtgagaacaaatcccaatataaacatgtatacatgcatataataaattaaacatgaacatgctatcatgaatgacatcatatgcacatgcaatgcaatgcgaatcaaaccatgtctggactcgactcgactagaactctagggatcccggtgtgaataagacgtcactacctaccctccaatcggggtaatgtacgtctcattcctagacttcggtctgagctgtatcaacggcggcaataagagtaatgcctactcctatgctgagatacaccgaaacgtctagctatttgacaatgcctgtcaaagactctcctatcttaaatgcaatgaatatcaatatgtaaacaacgtataatcatattcatatctgaatatcacactgatcatacatgcttgaatacaattctgaaatcaaagcataaacatgttaaaagattgaatataatgctatacacaattcataaacatgttacaatatatctaataatactagtatgtgattttggttgggaaactcaaataatatcttatttgagttacatctccccaaacaaaacatgacttatacctttcgccGTACAATATCTGTCGATGCCAAATTCTCGATGTCAAAGTCGTCGAcaccaatctgaaatagcaatgtaATATGTGTTTCATTAACTCCTAACCCAATCAAGacatatactatcaattcactagtacatttcaacaccattgacggcataacggtgtatttctcgataccggtcaatccaattctccaTAATCAACATTGTATCATTCTAAATTCATGATTATTCTCATAAACATAAGATAATACTCAGATCTTGTATAATCTTagctctaaacatgctggaaaagagTAGTAATCGCATCCAACATCCGTTATTCGATCCCCTTGCGTTTCTACGATAACAAttttctcaagaacacatatatataagcatatcagcatttccccaatatgtaattctcaaaacatgctggaattgaacaatacgtacattactttgtagctaacaatgagaggagctcaaatCTATATTTAGATTTTAGTTTGGATATATAAAAGTAACACAATCTTGATTCTAGGATGAAATCACCTTACCCCTTCTCCTAAGCTTCCTCGGTAGTCTCTTCTGATGAAATGGCCAAAGAAAGGCCaacttatatatataccttgcatgattcaagacacatggcaaatccttggatgtacacggctctcgctcgggcggtcaaaagttaccgcccgggcgagtaatgctcggccctcgcccattccagcagcctcgctcgggcggtcaaaaacatccgcccgggcgagtgactctcggccctcttctctgaggcattctcgctcgggcggtcaaaaatgtccgcccgggtgagtcactttcgccccacACTATTATTATCTCACTTTAATCTTAAGATAACCTGGTTATAATCATGTCACTCAACttaataatctcaaactaacatgttataaaatcttgggcattacatttctccccctctaagatataagttcgtcctcgaactcgcaggtAAATTATCAAATATCCATGACAAGTAATATAGTCAATACTAAAGAATTacttacatcatcgaaatagttcggggtgtttctgtcgcatatttgcttctgtctcccatgtcgcttcttcgatgccatgacgactccactgaactttcacaagtggaatattcttcgttctgagttgcttatttttccgatcaagaatctgtatcggttgttccacatagctcaacgtctgatcaagttcagcttcgtcaggttgaatgacatgagaaacatctggcatatattttcgtaacattgatacatgaaacacgtcatgtattccggatagagaaggaggaagtgcaagtcgataagctcgatcgccaatcttctcaagaatctcgtaaggaccaatgtatctcggagatagtttcccgcgtttgccaaatcttacaatgcctctgaatggagaaatcttcaagaatactctatctcctgcctcaaatactaacggtctacgtctgatattggcgtactttgcttgtcgatcttgtgctgtcttcatcctcttctgaacgagtttcaccttctctgtcatgtcacgaatcatatctggcccaagttctggcacttctgaaatgtcatcccaatatagcggagatctgcacttcttgccatacaaagcttcaaacggtgccatttcaatactcgtttgatagctattattgtaggagaattcacaaagaggtagggaatcttgccaaccaatgccaaaatctagcacgatggctctcaacatatcctctagagtctggatagtccgttctgactgtccgtctgtctgaggatggtaagcagtactcaggtgtaatgtcgtacctaaggcctgctgtaaactgtgccagaagtgtgaagtgaatcgtggatcacgatctgatacgatagacttcggcacaccatgtaatctgactacctctcgaacatatatctccgccatctgatcatgccgatacgtcattctatacggaatgaaacaagctgatttggtcaatctgtcaataatgacccaaatcgaatcacagccacgggaagatcgaggtaatttcgtcacaaaatccatggaaatgtggtcccatttccattctggaatagataaactctgaag from Primulina eburnea isolate SZY01 chromosome 6, ASM2296580v1, whole genome shotgun sequence encodes:
- the LOC140834065 gene encoding uncharacterized protein, whose protein sequence is MAKRELSSTLKNLKFMQRASQKVEKLEEEERVITAGDFPSSSAPKRCVVIIEGEPHPGATRGRMSFLSFNPSIDKLNEEACDLSENGSTATSSGRQTETTSTRENTSPRDNLESDILVSDGDLKRKHPDLSSDPSYTNKSRKNSLDSRDSSSRGSHSSQKQQKREKLDWNVLRSSKH